A stretch of the Musa acuminata AAA Group cultivar baxijiao chromosome BXJ2-7, Cavendish_Baxijiao_AAA, whole genome shotgun sequence genome encodes the following:
- the LOC135617968 gene encoding uncharacterized protein LOC135617968 isoform X3, which produces MSQPRRGQQPDLNNLQPWQQLLMCQLIQEPQSQNKFKQLDPGTGQRNSLSKLSASAKPAPVDQLPAMIDDVPINHVSDCNWPKTVVPSMPLVPINSQPFIGDNMNWLQLNDNPTVPNVASSFVISNNQIQTMRSMGFIPQQFDQTFHGIPVSSAKGVICQHPQFFGASSNCTDLTTTGARNESRKAWVPFNSLQSDQSSPAQNFSRERTFAMCNFHGKGSLDNASVQVLSNDVTSGNFQQIDNLKCSVRVHEVQDNQDKADLSSNLHENPSMQVETSDDVAANLDPTEQKLLFGMDDGHSLEVPLGGSLNTCSGNFLCGSSLENIHFGAIPSMQSGSWSALMQEAVQACSSDKGIQEEWSGLSYQKMECPMVMDSVVSNDNAKQPTTWDDSYLQSASSLTSRHLPLYNDADACSNSCTSPSFHNSFAHDGNSRVQSGAPHVSFQLSAGGNNYKQFHQDQKQKPIFEGGPQAQIPLTNEVWVDQSYEQCANDSVDMQYTEGSWTYQQNEALVNFPGEFSDTPNFWNSSYIMAPGGDCVSDVCDNDVNMGKPGGSNMHVNSGEQPVESDIGSSVQAEDFAVDNYGSVVNTNNFEWNDEMNQLASNSGLMVFGKNLNFDACVTVKTNGDKNVERNYNQLSGRPQTSYDTNKRLSSTDENKKDLQMVSGDGYTSSSLDHSRYSYTIDSAKENSVLAANDQKSFVSEIQDSLIQTGQHTVGSKMKRLTGSLGMDVEPLLPKNHPFIFQCMPKSVIQGYKKEEQIYAQKSKFADHIDSNNVENLVKRIAVESQKLQSRDNILTHASASSFDGSIGPYSQNKRIAQTSQNVLELLHKVDQSRNTDIPAQVGFDTASPRICQPSAVQGFGLQLAPPSQQFSKFVLPSNTCLNINPMNLDSKAGDKDQIWSISTPSVQSLMNETSQRENQSKISSISEQKHKEALYCDKQNTLSAIARNSCNMRNHLQGQQSQERNPNVNVYLEKEQDIPSSTGYGTLDQSMNFTIFNQANANALVKNTSLLQQPYKSHDGAVADRSIQTSFPSLAGRVPPFRVASGEQLQTTKMDYTKQKQVVQDFSQISSSMYSNTETISIQPSTAGISYQVDPSSMLAYMWTNISTQQHQASLLPDSLSLQIPQSHNIRETSFLGLQKTYDQGSNGESASSEVGTSSHLMNRDDPNKRFSLKPSITEKIDSITQAETEFQWTELVGNAEEGLNTFIPSLVHLHQKGMDQGKSWHASTPYTQAVHASINRMASSSSEIGFPGFTSNPSDVQQKNCSLLHRMQARRKADSDLSNKVQSRLRGADFVSNSSFVYWNNDQGNVQEQDSDFKIPAYRELGACSQSLLPSNAKMLSFASKENVLQNASTPSSGGHCLQNDISSLSTCSTANLIRGNEHTCMNPQVSPSWFEKYQMYKNDAVIAEHDGQKITKPTSQQNFFSDIPGSTAENIMVKHRIQNSQTYTWPSSSIAEVSSDRPHSLLPTIVDQDAVIRSRKRKNTITELLPWHKVAQGQQRLRSIRTRLGSGYQ; this is translated from the exons ATGTCACAACCTCGTCGAGGGCAGCAGCCTGATCTTAATAACCTGCAACCATGGCAACAACTATTGATGTGCCAACTGATACAAGAGCCTCAGAGCCAGAATAAATTTAAGCAGCTAGATCCGGGTACAGGACAGCGAAATTCACTTAGCAAATTGTCCGCTTCAGCAAAACCAGCACCTGTGGATCAGTTACCTGCAATGATAGATGATGTCCCTATTAATCATGTGTCCGATTGTAATTGGCCAAAAACTGTTGTTCCGAGCATGCCTTTAGTGCCTATTAACTCTCAACCATTTATTGGGGACAACATGAACTGGCTGCAGTTAAATGACAATCCTACTGTACCAAATGTTGCAAGTAGTTTCGTAATTTCAAATAATCAAATTCAAACAATGCGATCTATGGGTTTCATCCCACAACAGTTTGACCAGACTTTTCATGGCATTCCTGTTTCAAGCGCCAAAGGGGTTATATGTCAACATCCTCAGTTCTTTGGGGCGTCTAGTAATTGCACTGATTTGACAACTACTGGAGCCAGGAATGAATCAAGAAAAGCATGGGTTCCATTTAACTCTCTTCAGAGTGATCAGTCTTCTCCTGCACAAAACTTCTCACGGGAAAGAACATTTGCTATGTGTAATTTTCATGGCAAAGGCTCACTTGATAATGCTTCAGTGCAAGTTCTGAGTAATGATGTTACATCAGGAAACTTTCAGCAAATAGATAATCTAAAATGCAGTGTTCGGGTTCATGAAGTCCAAGATAATCAGGACAAAGCTGACTTGTCAAGTAACTTGCACGAAAATCCATCAATGCAAGTAGAGACTTCCGATGATGTGGCTGCTAACCTAGACCCTACAGAACAGAAGCTTTTGTTTGGTATGGATGATGGCCACAGTTTGGAAGTTCCCTTGGGTGGGAGCCTGAACACTTGTTCAGGCAACTTTCTTTGTGGGTCTTCTTTGGAGAACATCCATTTTGGTGCTATTCCTTCCATGCAAAGTGGAAGCTGGAGCGCTCTTATGCAGGAGGCTGTACAGGCTTGCAGCAGTGATAAGGGAATCCAGGAAGAGTGGAGTGGTTTGAGCTACCAGAAAATGGAATGTCCAATGGTAATGGATTCAGTTGTGTCTAATGATAATGCCAAGCAGCCAACCACTTGGGATGACAGCTACCTGCAGAGTGCATCCTCATTAACTTCAAGACATCTTCCTTTGTATAATGATGCTGATGCATGTTCGAATTCATGCACTTCCCCTAGTTTTCATAACTCATTTGCACATGATGGAAATAGTAGGGTACAAAGTGGAGCTCCTCATGTGTCTTTTCAGCTGTCTGCTGGTGGAAACAATTACAAACAGTTTCATCAGGATCAAAAGCAGAAACCAATCTTCGAAGGTGGTCCTCAAGCACAGATACCTTTAACCAATGAAGTGTGGGTGGACCAGTCATATGAGCAGTGTGCAAATGATTCTGTAGACATGCAGTATACTGAGGGAAGCTGGACCTACCAACAAAATGAGGCCTTGGTGAATTTTCCTGGGGAGTTTAGTGATACACCAAATTTCTGGAACAGTAGTTATATTATGGCACCTGGCGGGGATTGTGTCTCAGATGTTTGTGATAATGATGTTAATATGGGGAAGCCTGGTGGTAGTAACATGCATGTGAACAGCGGAGAACAACCAGTCGAATCCGATATTGGCAGTTCGGTGCAAGCTGAAGATTTTGCAGTTGACAACTATGGTTCTGTTGTGAACACAAACAACTTTGAGTGGAATGATGAGATGAATCAGCTGGCATCCAATTCAGGTCTGATGGTTTTTGGTAAAAACTTGAACTTTGATGCATGTGTAACTGTAAAAACTAATGGTGACAAAAATGTGGAAAGAAACTATAATCAATTAAGTGGGAGACCACAAACTAGTTATGACACTAACAAAAGATTAAGCAGCACCGATGAAAACAAAAAAGATCTGCAGATGGTTTCAGGTGATGGCTATACATCCAGTAGTTTAGACCACAGCCGATATAGCTATACTATAGATAGTGCAAAGGAAAATTCTGTGTTGGCTGCTAATGACCAGAAATCTTTTGTATCCGAGATCCAAGATTCATTGATCCAAACTGGTCAACATACTGTGGGTTCTAAAATGAAGCGGTTAACAGGAAGTTTGGGGATGGATGTGGAACCTTTGCTCCCTAAAAATCATCCATTTATTTTTCAGTGCATGCCCAAATCAGTTATTCAAGGATATAAAAAAGAGGAACAGATATATGCTCAAAAGTCTAAGTTTGCAGATCATATTGATTCAAACAATGTTGAAAACCTTGTTAAG AGAATTGCAGTGGAATCACAGAAGCTACAATCTAGAGATAACATCTTGACTCATGCTTCGGCTTCTTCCTTTGATGGATCCATTGGTCCATATTCCCAAAATAAAAGAATTGCTCAAACAAG TCAAAATGTGCTTGAGCTTCTTCACAAGGTTGATCAGTCAAGGAATACTGATATCCCTGCTCAAGTTGGTTTTGATACTGCTTCTCCTCGTATTTGTCAGCCATCTGCTGTGCAAGGTTTTGGTTTGCAATTGGCCCCACCATCTCAACAATTTTCGAAGTTTGTGTTACCTTCCAATACTTGTCTAAATATTAATCCTATGAACTTAGACAGCAAGGCAGGAGATAAAGACCAGATATGGTCAATTTCTACACCATCAGTTCAATCTCTCATGAATgaaacatctcaaagagaaaatcagAGTAAGATATCTAGCATATCAGAACAAAAGCATAAAGAAGCTTTAtactgtgataagcaaaatacctTATCCGCAATAGCTcgtaattcttgtaatatgagGAACCACCTACAAGGGCAGCAGTCACAGGAACGTAATCCTAATGTGAACGTTTATCTGGAGAAAGAGCAAGATATTCCTAGTTCCACTGGATATGGAACATTAGATCAGTCAATGAATTTTACCATTTTTAACCAAGCTAATGCAAATGCTCTTGTCAAAAATACCTCACTACTTCAACAACCATATAAATCTCATGATGGGGCGGTAGCTGATCGATCTATTCAGACATCATTTCCTTCTCTGGCTGGCAGAGTTCCACCTTTTAGAGTCGCTTCTGGTGAACAGTTGCAGACAACAAAGATGGATTATACAAAGCAGAAGCAGGTTGTTCAGGACTTCTCTCAGATTAGTAGTTCAATGTACTCTAATACAGAAACAATATCAATCCAGCCTTCTACTGCAGGCATTTCTTATCAAGTTGACCCATCGTCAATGTTGGCATACATGTGGACAAATATATCAACCCAACAACATCAAGCTAGCCTTCTCCCTGACAGTCTCAGCCTACAGATACCTCAGTCACATAATATTAGGGAAACAAGTTTTTTGGGCCTGCAAAAGACATATGATCAAGGAAGTAATGGAGAGAGTGCTTCTTCCGAAGTTGGCACAAGTTCTCATTTGATGAACAGAGATGATCCAAATAAGAGATTTTCCTTAAAGCCATCAATTACTGAGAAGATAGATTCTATTACCCAGGCAGAAACTGAATTCCAATGGACAGAACTAGTGGGAAATGCTGAGGAGGGTTTGAATACATTCATTCCATCCTTGGTCCATTTGCATCAGAAGGGCATGGACCAGGGGAAAAGTTGGCATGCTTCAACTCCTTACACTCAAGCAGTACATGCTTCCATTAACAGAATGGCCTCTTCTAGCAGTGAAATTGGGTTCCCTGGTTTTACTTCAAATCCTTCAGATGTTCAACAGAAAAATTGTTCCCTTCTGCACCGGATGCAAGCTAGGAGGAAAGCTGATTCTGATCTAAGCAACAAGGTACAAAGTAGGCTAAGGGGAGCTGATTTTGTCTCTAATTCTTCTTTTGTGTACTGGAACAATGATCAGGGAAATGTTCAGGAACAAGATTCAGACTTCAAAATTCCTGCATATCGTGAACTTGGTGCATGTTCACAAAGTTTGTTACCATCGAATGCAAAAATGCTAAGTTTTGCTTCTAAAGAAAATGTGTTACAAAATGCAAGCACACCTTCTTCAGGAGGGCATTGTCTTCAAAATGATATATCCTCTCTTAGTACATGTTCAACAGCTAATTTAATCAGAGGAAATGAGCACACTTGTATGAACCCTCAAGTGTCTCCATCTTGgtttgaaaaatatcaaatgtaTAAAAATGATGCAGTAATTGCTGAACATGATGGCCAGAAGATTACAAAACCTACTTCTCAGCAGAATTTTTTCTCAGATATACCTGGGAGCACAGCCGAAAACATTATGGTCAAGCACAGAATTCAAAACAGTCAGACATATACTTGGCCAAGTTCATCAATCGCAGAGGTATCTTCCGATAGACCCCATTCACTGCTTCCTACTATTGTGGACCAGGATGCAGTTATAAGATCAAGGAAGCGGAAAAACACAATTACAGAGCTTCTGCCATGGCACAAGGTCGCACAAGGACAGCAGAGGTTAAGAAGCATCAG AACTAGACTGGGCTCGGGTTACCAATAA